In Paenibacillus hexagrammi, the following are encoded in one genomic region:
- a CDS encoding pro-sigmaK processing inhibitor BofA family protein, which produces MLSGLAINVVIAAVMLYALNLLSGYTNLEMPINTTTLATATLLGVPGVILLVGVKLILI; this is translated from the coding sequence ATGTTATCGGGGTTGGCCATTAATGTCGTAATTGCGGCAGTGATGCTCTATGCTTTAAACCTGCTGAGCGGATATACGAATCTGGAGATGCCGATAAATACAACTACATTAGCTACGGCGACATTACTCGGTGTACCAGGTGTTATCCTCTTAGTTGGCGTGAAACTAATTTTGATTTAA